A portion of the Lolium rigidum isolate FL_2022 chromosome 1, APGP_CSIRO_Lrig_0.1, whole genome shotgun sequence genome contains these proteins:
- the LOC124683449 gene encoding BTB/POZ and MATH domain-containing protein 2-like codes for MSKDAKKTGPEVQTRITKVGSSFQFRIDYEQTKQLPIGEAVHSDVFSVGGHNWRIECYPRGVFLKHKGEYLSIYLKHMSRTRRVKAIFEAFMMDKDGEPCKEATRRTRVREFSINNHNDINDDNVDWGWSQFVKGTTLENDYITEGHITIMCGIVVIHDSPILVPPSDIGIHLGSLLDHTDGTDVSFTIDGETFRAHRAVLAARSPVFRAELFGSMVESTMTSISVHEITPATFKVMLRFIYTDAMPGEDELGDSSSEILQDLLAVADRYALDRLKLMCAQKLWDKVSADTVATTLACAETYNCPELKSKCIDFLAVQENFHEAVFTEGYALLVLKFPSITAELRKRVRT; via the coding sequence GTGCAGACCAGGATCACGAAAGTGGGTTCCTCTTTTCAGTTCAGAATAGACTACGAGCAAACCAAGCAGCTTCCCATTGGCGAGGCTGTCCACTCAGACGTCTTCTCCGTCGGGGGACACAACTGGAGGATTGAGTGCTACCCGCGCGGGGTATTTTTGAAACACAAGGGTGAGTATCTTTCTATATACCTCAAGCACATGAGCAGAACCAGAAGAGTAAAGGCTATCTTCGAGGCCTTCATGATGGACAAGGATGGCGAACCATGTAAAGAAGCCACAAGAAGGACACGCGTTCGTGAATTCTCAATCAACAACCATAATGACATCAATGATGATAATGTCGACTGGGGATGGAGTCAGTTTGTCAAGGGAACTACACTGGAGAATGACTACATAACAGAGGGACATATTACCATTATGTGTGGCATCGTGGTAATACATGACAGCCCTATTCTGGTGCCGCCTTCAGACATCGGGATCCATCTCGGTAGCTTGCTAGACCACACGGATGGGACAGACGTGTCATTCACCATCGACGGCGAGACATTCCGTGCTCACCGTGCAGTGCTTGCTGCCCGCTCACCAGTATTCAGAGCGGAGCTCTTCGGCTCCATGGTTGAGTCTACGATGACATCTATCTCAGTGCACGAAATCACGCCCGCAACATTCAAAGTTATGCTTCGGTTCATATACACTGATGCGATGCCTGGAGAGGATGAGCTTGGGGACTCTTCGAGTGAGATACTTCAGGATTTGCTTGCTGTGGCCGATCGATATGCACTAGACAGGCTGAAGCTTATGTGTGCCCAAAAGTTATGGGATAAGGTGTCGGCCGATACAGTTGCAACTACCTTAGCTTGTGCCGAAACATATAACTGTCCTGAGTTAAAGAGCAAGTGCATTGACTTCTTGGCGGTGCAGGAAAATTTCCACGAGGCAGTGTTCACTGAGGGTTATGCATTGTTGGTTCTGAAATTCCCATCAATTACTGCTGAGCTCAGAAAGAGGGTTAGGACATAA